The Gigantopelta aegis isolate Gae_Host chromosome 3, Gae_host_genome, whole genome shotgun sequence genome segment cttgtcactattagagacgtttttcAGATAACCACcggttaaagtgacagaccttagtaacaggttttaaacactacagagtACTTGCtactattagagacgtttttcAGATAACCACcggttaaagtgacagaccctagtaacaggttttaaacactacagagtacttgtcactattagagacgtttttcAGATAACCACcggttaaagtgacagaccctagtaacaggttttaaacactacagagtacttgtcactattagagacgtttttcAGATAACCACcggttaaagtgacagaccctaggaacaggttttaaacactacagagtacttgtcactattagagacgtttttcAGATAACCACcggttaaagtgacagaccttagtaacagtttttaaacactacagagtacttgtcactattagagacgtttttcAGATAACCACcggttaaagtgacagaccctagtaacaggttttaaacactacagagtacttgtcactattagagacgtttttcAGATAACCACcggttaaagtgacagaccttagtaacagtttttaaacactacagagtACTTGCtactattagagacgtttttcAGATAACCACCGGTTAAATTGACAGACCCTAgtaacaggttttaaacactacagagtacttgtcactattagagacgtttttcAGATAACCACcggttaaagtgacagaccctagtaacaggttttaaacactacagagtACTTGCtactattagagacgtttttcAGATAACCACcggttaaagtgacagaccctaggaacaggttttaaacactacagagtacttgtcactattagagacgtttttcAGATAACCACCGGTTAAATTGACAGACCCTAGgaacaggttttaaacactacagagtacttgtcactattagagacgtttttcAGATAACCACCGGTTAAATTGACAGACCCTAgtaacaggttttaaacactacagagtacttgtcactattagagacgtttttcAGATAACCACcggttaaagtgacagaccctagtaacaggttttaaacactacagagtacttgtcactattagagacgtttttcAGATAACCACcggttaaagtgacagaccttagtaacaggttttaaacactacagagtacttgtcactattagagacgtttttcAGATAACCACcggttaaagtgacagaccctagtaacaggttttaaacactacagagtacttgtcactattagagacgtttttcAGATAACCACcggttaaagtgacagaccctagtaacaggttttaaacactacagagtacttgtcactattagagacgtttttcAGATAACCACCGGTTAAATTGACAGACCCTAGgaacaggttttaaacactacagagtacttgtcactattagagacgtttttcAGATAACCACCGGTTAAATTGACAGACCCTAgtaacaggttttaaacactacagagtacttgtcactattagagacgtttttcAGATAACCACcggttaaagtgacagaccctagtaacaggttttaaacactacagagtacttgtcactattagagacgtttttcAGATAACCACcggttaaagtgacagaccttagtaacagtttttaaacactacagagtACTTGCTACTATAGAGAGACGTTTTTCAGATAACCACCGGTTAAATTGACAGACCCTAgtaacaggttttaaacactacagagtacttgtcactattagagacgtttttcAGATAACCACcggttaaagtgacagaccctagtaacaggttttaaacactacagagtACTTGCtactattagagacgtttttcAGATAACCACcggttaaagtgacagaccctaggaacaggttttaaacactacagagtacttgtcactattagagacgtttttcAGATAACCACCGGTTAAATTGACAGACCCTAGgaacaggttttaaacactacagagtacttgtcactattagagacgtttttcAGATAACCACCGGTTAAATTGACAGACCCTAgtaacaggttttaaacactacagagtACTTGTCACTATTAGAAACGTTTTTCAGATAACCACcggttaaagtgacagaccctagtaacaggttttaaacactacagagtACTTGCtactattagagacgtttttcAGATAACCACCGGTTAAATTGACAGACCCTAgtaacaggttttaaacactacagagtacttgtcactattagagacgtttttcAGATAACCACcggttaaagtgacagaccctagtaacaggttttaaacactacagagtacttgtcactattagagacgtttttcAGATAACCACcggttaaagtgacagaccctagtaacaggttttaaccactacagagtacttgtcactattagagacgtttttcAGATAACCACCGGTTAAATTGACAGACCCTAGcaacaggttttaaacactacagagtacttgtcactattagagacgtttttcAGATAACCACcggttaaagtgacagaccttaggaacagtttttaaacactacagagtACTTACCACTATTACAGACGTTTTTCATCATTCAAATCGGACATTACTGAGATTTtactgtttagattatccatctacgtacatccaaagtgtttctagtcatcctggtgtttccaaTACTGCAAAAGgcagttttcatattttaaaaaaacgtacGTAGCTGTAAAAAATAACCGTTATGAAGATGAGCTCTGGTCTACTTTTTATGAGTACTAAGTACTTCcttgtttcaacatcacaggctttggtttcactctgttgtaactttatctaaatgtgttactggttggtatattaaaaataattactgcCATTTTTacggattgaaactagggtctgcgactttaaactAACTAGCGTTTGTACAGCTATTGTAATAGCTTCAGTCTTGTCTAAAACCGTGTTGTACTCTTTTCAGCTCGACAGTTTGATGTATCAAAGGCAGAACAAATGTTTCGTGCAGtaagtataatattatacaaagaatgaataaatcaaATTTGTATTCATTCGATTTAAGACAAACGCATTGGAAATATTGTGAAACACACGCACTAATAATATTTGGCACGCAATCACCACATCAGATGTCCATAGCCTTTGAAATGTGATTTGAATATAGAGTAAAACCCCTGTAAACCGGACACACACGGGACAACCTAAAAGaggtgtctggttttgagaggttctgttttgtactgatatttaaaaagggactgtaaaatatccggttttgagggaattccggagGTTTtgggaggtttcactgtatatgtctGCAGAGCTTTCAGTGATGTATTCAGAAGATCGAGCGCTCGCAAACGATTGGACGTGACagtaccatcgtcttctatcctatcacattcatttaacgatagtagcaaaaaaaaaaaaaaaaaaaaaaaaaggatctaGCTAGCAACCGCGAGCGTTAGCCCTCCAGAACACATATCATGTAGGTTACGCTACATGAATATACtcgaaaattattatttatatattattattattataataaatacgtATTCGTGTAGACCTTATTCTGATAACATAAACGTTGTATGTGCGATGCGCGCATTTTATGAGACTGAGTTAAGAATTATATTGTTCCTCGAACGAAAATTCGCAAACTCTTTGTATATATGCCTTTTTAGCATAGTTGATTCTTTTTGACGAATATACAAATTCACTTaattatactttttatttttcctttttgtaGAGTATGGAGTTCAGAGAAAAGATGAATGTTGATAAACTTCTTGAAGAATACGAACCACCAGAGGTAAGTACTGAGGAGTAATACAACTAAAACAACTATAATGAATCCTATAGTAAAAACCTTAATTTGTCTAAGGTTTTATGTTGTgggacatttggttaaggaccacacaggtaaaGAGATAGGTAACCTTTTGCCACTAACACACggcctactctttttgattagcagcaagtgatattttttatgcattatcccacaaacaggatggtacatactatggcctttcttacaccagttgtgggtcACTGGCTGAACaagcaatagccaatgattaaaattacccaccaacgggaatcgatcctagctcgatcgcgcatcaggtgatcactttaccattgggccaCATCCCGCCCCTCCTCCATTGCAGTGGAGTCGTTTTATTATAACATTGTGTCACCAGCAGATAAAACAACACCATTTGAAAAGTATTCCAATAGCGTTTCTCCCGGCCATAATTAGTGGGAGGGGCAGGAATGAAGTTACGTTTCAGACAAATATGAAAAAGTATCCCTTTAACAGAGAAATGCCTCTTTTTGGGGGGTTAGCCAGAATACCAAAACGAGGCAGTTTTTCAGAATTGTATGGGTACAGTCACTCAGACCACTTACCCAGGCTTTATGACTGAGTGATTCAAGACACCACACCACAATTTAATATAGTCCGATTTTGGAAATGGGTCTTCATATATGCCTTTTCAAATCTTTCCTTGTCGAATACAGGTAGGTTAACACCTATAGTGTTTAAATAATCCATTGTTCTGAAGTTACGTTTTATTTTTAGAACCAAATGCCAACAACTGTGGAAGTGGTATATTGCTATTTAAATAACAGCAAAATGAGGCGTTGCTTTGACACAAGAGTATAAATCTTGCTGCTCCACTGTTATATTAATCTAGACGCGGCCCTGTTTCTATAttccaatgtctgtatattcacttttgacattaatgttaattaactagatatgtatttatgtatatgcattgtGTGGAACACGCTGTGAAATGATAGGTaatccaaataaacatattcgtGTTCATATTCGTGTGTAGGTTCTGCAGAAGTACATGACAGGCGGGACGTGCGGCCACGACAAGGACGGGTCGCCCGTGCGGATCGAGCTGTACGGACACCTGGACATGAAGGGTCTCATGTACTCGGCGAAAACTGTCGACCTGGAGAAGACCAAACTGCTGCAGTGTGAGAGACACGTGCGCGACTGGAAGCAGCAGAGCCAGAAGGTTTGTAATTTACTCTttaagtttaatgttaaagggacatattctagtatttcataaaaaaaaacccagtgtgtGGTACTTGTTTCTGATTATGCAGTTATTACAACCCTACTCGGTACAAGTTGTGAATCAgcttgtgatataatttatgtgtttcataaaatatgttttaatttgtaatcaCTAAAGCtcctgacaaatgaaaattagttCAAGAgtgatataaatttgataattaggcgtactggtaactcgtttattatcatttgtttattttttttatattattttacctTTATCTATCTATAGCTTGGTCGACGTGTTGACGGTCTCACAGTAATCTTTGACATGGAAGGTGTCAGCAGCAGGGTGCTATGGCGACCAGGTACTTAATTACGAtatcaatatttgtattatgCACTAAAAGCTTAATTAGTGCCTTTGAACATCTTAGGTGAAGGTTTTCTCGTTAATAAGCTGggatatatacaatttgttatCGACAATATTTTATACAAGTAATGTAATTAGAATGTGTGGTTAGTATTACTAATAATTCAACAGCTATTATAAACACATATGGAGATAGTTGATCACCTTGTATGCAACCCCTTATTACTTTAAAACGTTGTGATGGGAAACGAATTGGCCATGTTTGCCGAGTTATTAAAAATAGCTTTGATAGGGGtttactttaatatttaaacttaaaaatgtattatccagcttaaaaatttgaaatgtgttatcgtagtatttacttaaatattaaatccaTGAATATGTCTTTGATAATCTTTAAACATATTTCGTTGGTTTAAAGCAAAAacgaagaaaaagaagaaaatttagCACACATTTGACATTTTACTAACCACAATCTTTATAATGCAGTTTGTtagcaatattaataattattgtacaatttaatttgatcccaatgaaatattttttaatagcgACGCGAAACATATTCTGAATTACGTGATTCGAAGCactgttacaagtttgtaagtTTTGTACAATACCATTTCACTGTTTTATGTGTAATATTAgctgatcatgtattacagtttGGTCGTTCAGATTATATGGAAAATGTAGCTTCGTGTTTCTTTTTGTTCAGGAATTCAGATGTATCTTCACCTGGTAACCGTACTGGAAGATAACTACCCAGAGATGATGAAGAAGCTGTTTGTTGTTAACGGTATGCTGAATTTGTACTTaatcaaaataatcaaaatatactGTGGTATATTGTCTAAATCATGtcatgtttaacattttatatacatttagtgATAACTGTAATGATTGTGACCAAGAAGACTGTCATTATTACCACAAGGTTTACGTTTTGAATTTTATGTGTTTCtgtgaaattactgtttaaaacgtagtttatatatatatatatatatatactcttcaaaagaagaaacgcaaaaccacattgtcgtaacatttggagaattgatttaattattgaatgttgAGTCCGATAATttccaaatgttgcaggattgttcacaattcactctagtccattgtgagtaagtgataggacacaccaccaaggtcaggacacaccaccaagatcaaggtcatctggagtcaataccgggtgtggcctccgcgtgtgttgacaactgcctggcaccgcctgcccattgaagcaaccagagtacggatgacgtcccgggggatggtggcccactcggcctgcaaggctgctgccagctcgggcagggtttggggctgtggttgtcgctgtcggaggcgtcggtccaactcgtcccatagatgctcaattgggttcaaatccggtgatatcaatggccaaggaaggacattaatgttgttgttctgtaggaaagccgttgtgagacgtgctgtgtgaggcctggcgttgtcatgttggaacactgcgttggcgttggccataactggaacgatgtgtggccggaggatctggtcaatgtagccttgtgcattcaggttgccctgcacgtggaccaggtcagttctacccccgccgaatctgtccacttcctgcacgcagtttgccgcataacgttcaccacgacgcctatacacgcgacatcttccatcatgacgtcggagcagaaatcgggactcgtcactgaaccacacctgtctccatcgcagttgaggccattgtcgatgaatctggcaccactgcagtcggagtcgacggtgttgtggtgttaagatgacacctcgaactggacgtctggcacgaattcctacctcacgtaggcggttccgtacggtctggtcggatatcctgcgcaaacctggtattgctgcggctgtggaggtggcagtagtcaatcgttcccgaaggtggcgtacccggatgtagcgttcctgcccgggggtagtgacgcgtggtcgaccggatctagggaggtcacgtgttgatccatgttgctggtaacggtcccacagtctggagatggtgcttggggatacatggaatgccctggcaacggccgttctggattcgcctgcgtctagtcggccgatggcattgtttctctgcggttcactgagacgtggcatgtcctggattgtcaactgtcggccagatacagaggccaggcaagcgaacaccctgcacttttatactgtcggtgttcatgttgcacgtgcagacaacgcacgtgcagtggtgacatggtttgcacgtggctgcgtttttgcgaatattcacattttgaaactttattttacagtagctgcgttttatcgaatgtaaccgtgggaatgtgtttgggacatgcaatgaccttatattcacaaagcatgaaccggtaggaaacataaaatcggagttataacccaaatgtacccttttgcgtttctttttttgaagagtatatatatatatatatatatatatatatatatatatatatatatatatatatatatatataatatatacatacatacatacatacatacatacatacatacatatttaatgttttgttttataacctTTCTCCATTTGTTTCTTGCAGCACCGAGGATTTTCCCTGTGTTGTACAAGATCTGTCGTCCATTGATCAGTGAagacatgaaaaacaaaattcatgtCTTAGGAGGTACCTTttaatggttttaaaatatgtatcatACTAGAATATGTCCTTGTTCAATCtgaggtgcgggacgtagccaagtggtaaatcGCTTGTTTTGGTGTGCGGTCTGTGGgcccgtcagtaggcccattgggctatttcacgttccagccagcgactggaatatcaaaggccatggtatgtgctatcttgtctgtgggatgctgcacataaaagattccttgctaataatggacaATTGTAGcctgtttcctctctaagactatatatcgaaatgaccaaatgtttgacatacagtagccaataataaatatatcagtgtgttcgagtggtgtcatcaaacaaaatttgtttaatCTGATAGTAATctgataaataatataaatcacTAATTTAGCAGCATTGATGAATtccaaactattttatttaatggtgTACGTCTCTCATAATTGTACCTTATAGGTATTAACCACTTTAAATAACATATGTCAGTGACAGACACGTATTTCAAACGGTTGTTGCAGGTAACTTCACGGAGACGCTTTTGAAGTACGTGGATGAGAACAATTTGCCAGCTTACCTTGGCGGGAAACTAACTGACCCGGATGGTAATCCACGCTGTGTTACCAaggtaaaacatattttatcaaCAACAAATGGGCATACACAGCCGATTTTCTGTACTTGATATAACTGACTAACTATTGGCTATCGTTGAggctttaaatattaaacatattggaccgaatttacgaaacctgtttttgttaaacacgggtgtttaagcattgtaaatgtgtgtagttacacgtgtgtaagacccAGACAGTctttgtaaattcgacccaTTACTACTCAGTCATTTATAAATTAGATTATTATCAGTAACACAGCCATTAGGTCTGTCTAagtaacaattatttttgtgtgtattgttaCAGTTTGCAAGTTAACACTGATTACTATGTATTGAAAATAGCTGCCCTTTAAAtgccaaatattaaatattaagacgacatcTTTGACTAAACTCTGAAACCGGTATTGAcagttatgacagtgattcatgagcgCATGTCATTACAGCTGTATATGTGTCAATGAGCTTTGTCcagtgctagttttgatttcgTAATCAAGTCGGGGAGTAGCAGTCTTCTTTTTATgtgcaagagggatgacatgTCCAGTAACGGATCTCCCCGAGAGTTGCTATCCTCCTATAGACTAGGCactagagattcatggaatcaaccactaatTTGCTAAAAGAcctttcgactctgcattgtgcagagatacggctcTGACCATATATTACGATTGTGTCGTTCAGATTGACTAAACTCTGAAACCGATATTGATAATGAGTATAAAAACAACACGCTATATTTTGCACAAGTAGACAAGAACTACcaacataaaaatattactgACTCAACTCTgttaacaaaactattttttctctttttgtcagcTAGATCTGATGGTATTACTACGTACATCGCGACATATTCATTTGAATAAAGCTATGGTGTGAAtttttgactttttaaaatatttataaggtATCTAAACAGAATtgtcatatgtgtgtgtgtatatttggtgtttttgtcagaTCGTCCAAGGAGGTGAAGTACCGCAAAGTTACTACCTCGCGGGCAAGCAATGTCTAGACAACATGGAGAGTAAATCTATTGGTCGAGGAGACAAGCTGGTGCTCCCGTATGTGGTGGAAAAACCAGGAAGCATTATTAGGTACTACTTTTCAAACTGatacataatataatgttcTAAACAAATGTTTGCCACAGAAAAACACAACCATACCAgcaaataaatgttgaaatttaaagaaaacGTGTGACAACCATACTGTTTTTAGGTATACTAGATTTATTTCCGATAAGCTCCTCGCTCCTCACGTGTACTTGTATAGGGATATTCAATTAATTTCaggtttatatttttattagcaactTGTActtgaaaacaagaaaaaacatacactatttttgtctgtaaaaacagttttaattaaaaataattattatcaggtaataatacataaaataaagcaaCCCCCAAGAAAAAtaacccacaaaacaaaagcaacagcaatcccaaaacaaaacaaaaccgaaaataaccaaccaataaacaagccaaaaaacccaaacccaaaccaacaacagcaaaacaaacaaaaataaagacaaacagcAAATATAGCAGACTATATGTATGCACGTTGGTGATAATGAATGTATTATACACGTTGTTGATAAGAAATGTATGCACGTTGTTGTTCCAGGTGGGAGTTCAAGACTGACGAGTACGACATCGGGTTCGGTATTTTCCTCGTGAAGGACGGCCGGCGGGTCCCCGTGATGCCCGTGGAGAGGGTCAACAGCCACATGGTGCCGCAGGACGGCAGCCTCACCTGTGACGACGTCGGGACCTGTGAGTGGCCATAACAACCAAACATAGCTCTTTAACCAGTAAAATACACTGATTCTGACTGTCCATAGCAATCAAACACAACTCTTTAATCTATAAAATACGCTGATTCTTACAGTGTCCACAGCAACCAAACACAACTCAttaaatacaatgaaaactATACATCAACACATGTCACGCCGTTGGCAGTGACGAGTCTAGCGTAGTCTAGTTCTCGACCAAATTCATTttagtaatgccagaaaatactcaTTATTACTTTaacaatgacatattaattataattttatttaatactatAGTGTTTTAATCTATAAAAAATTCTTTTGCTTAAATTTGACAACTGGAAGTACTAGTTTTGATAACAAAATATGACAATTCGAACCAAGTGTCTATTTCAGAGCCTTTTCGAATAAATACCGAACATAACGAAACATTACTAAATATGTACCGATAAATGATCAATTCGCCTATTTTTATCGCACAAAtctcccctttcttctgggaaAGAAGACGTCACTTCTACTTTTCTCAATTATAGATTAGGGGCTGTTACATTAACCAGTCAAATGCACTCATTCTGAAACCGttaaagttgaaactacaatatttcgttatttcacatttatttgtaataaattactacacattaatcgatcccacgcataatatttcaataattaactcaagagtaatatttttaaaaagtcttgTACTGGACGACACGAGTGACTTCCCGAATgatttgtggctaaatatagcatagTCACCATCTTTGTTCCTTTGTCAATTGTCTGAAAAGAATTATAGaaaaaacttaaagggacattcctgagtttgcttcgatttttaagatgttatcgactaacagagactttttaacgattgtaattacatatcaaatatattttctgcataaaatattggtggctgtatattaaacgtgtttctgatcgttctaatatttgtactaggttaaatttcattttatttcctaaaatattgttttttcgtacgtacaaaattatttgaacacaaaatccagtttgggcttcttagaaatattaagacgaccagaaacagattgaatatacagatactgatattctaaacaagaaaatatatttaatatgtaagtttaattgttagaaatagtttattagtcggaaacatcttacaatggagcaaacttaGGAtaagtgtgttgaatgtgtacgcatCAAGCAATaacgtcactagttaatgcgtgtgaCACACTCTAAAAaattctactagtaaatggaattatttagttgtaatttCTTATAGGCATatagttgaagatatgcatttTATGTTTCGAAgcaacaaattataaatattttagctTGAACCTCCATTGTTGCAAATTTGACATAGCACATTTAAGATATCCTCTAACTGCTTTAACTCGAGTTTGAAACTAATAACCTCAGTGGTGGGCACCAGCAATCTCTTCACTTACACCAAACTGTGCGTTACTGTTACCACAACGTTGATCAGTGATGAatgatgattaaataattaatatgttgCAGTGGATTCACAAAACTAAGCCATATAGTTCTGTCCTACGTATTGAGCCAATACTACAAATATATTATAGGGTTAAAGCTGGTCTGCACGATGGGACAGCGGAAGTGATCGGAACACAGTAATACAGGGTCTTCTCAAGaacgacaaaacaaaacacgttcaaagaaaatattttttatggtCTTTCCGCACCATCCCACTTCTAGGTAGTCCGCAAGCATGACCAGCGGgtggaaaaaattaaaataaagttattttattagaagCACCTTGGCTAGTTAACCGCTTTCTTTATCAATTAATCAATCTTTGTTGTAATTATGTTTGTGTCACCAATatgcattttataaattaatttatttcacaGTCCATTACTAGTGTGATTAATAAGACCAGAtcccatatttgtttttaaattgaatttttaCTAATTAAGACTCAATTTAGTCGTTAGAGTCAATAATTTAATGTCagccatattatattataatttggtCGAGAGTTTTGTCAACAAAGGCCAGAATATTCTTAAACCATTTAATACTACTGAATATATATACCACATACTTTCTGGAGCTGTCTGCCCATGTGGAATGGGGTTATGTTGAGAAAATATGAATTCTGAACCAAAATACGTCATGATGTGTATACAATTTTGTTTCAGATTTCATTCACTTTGACAATAAATACAGTTATCTGCGAAAAAAGAAGGTTCATTATCTAATACAAGTCGTTCCAGGAGGCAGGCTATATTGGCAATGTAGTCCCTCTCCACAATAGGTTGATGTCAGTTTAAAGTAATCCTTCTGGTGCAGGTGTTTCCAACTCACATAGCATGCTTTACCGTACAATTAACCATGGTGTCCTGGGCA includes the following:
- the LOC121369474 gene encoding retinal-binding protein-like, whose protein sequence is MFKKKNSQTDTSSANGKVLSTKETKKMAALTEFKSRIADLLKPEYDDYYLTKWLKARQFDVSKAEQMFRASMEFREKMNVDKLLEEYEPPEVLQKYMTGGTCGHDKDGSPVRIELYGHLDMKGLMYSAKTVDLEKTKLLQCERHVRDWKQQSQKLGRRVDGLTVIFDMEGVSSRVLWRPGIQMYLHLVTVLEDNYPEMMKKLFVVNAPRIFPVLYKICRPLISEDMKNKIHVLGGNFTETLLKYVDENNLPAYLGGKLTDPDGNPRCVTKIVQGGEVPQSYYLAGKQCLDNMESKSIGRGDKLVLPYVVEKPGSIIRWEFKTDEYDIGFGIFLVKDGRRVPVMPVERVNSHMVPQDGSLTCDDVGTYDLCFDNTFSWARSKKILFNVEVVSPDDDLKSEIEKLIEGVDNINWEQIAQNSDKFETTHF